In Cydia strobilella chromosome 8, ilCydStro3.1, whole genome shotgun sequence, one DNA window encodes the following:
- the LOC134743724 gene encoding uncharacterized protein LOC134743724 isoform X3: protein MARWLKALAAVFLLAAAATAARKSPPKAEPQIEEVTAKQLDRVLEDKDFVAVYWYARSCVTCDKVLEELEKIDDDTDTFGVDFVKINDKRLAKQYGITKFPALTYFREKEPIIYEGDLMDEESVLDFLTSLESMDLPDRIEEVNQKILSKIIEDTEYVAVLFCPDHKNCGPSNNKPECKKCAKALQELENIDDEADQLGIGFVKIHDEELAEEYSLGELPRLVYYRHEIPIIYESELSKEEDVLEWLIANKSTGDEEDVIEDVTAKTLNTLIGNVDNLVVVFYDHGDEESMTVLGELETIDDDCDRHGIQFVKIDDAKAANSFGIDNIPSIVYFEKQIPNVYDGDLENEEEILEWLVGQLEKDEIEDVTDEMLDKLIKDGKTVAVLFYDNNDRKSQKVLAELENIDDECDTLGIAFVKIDNDEEAKEYGIEKIPTLLYFEKGIPTYYEGNLEEEEKVLAWLRYQVESDEIEDITDEMLDLIIEKMPYVAVLFYDKDQKKSQKILSELENIDDECDQNDIAFVKIDDDKEAKEYGIESIPTMVFFEKGIPHIYEGDLMKEDELLGWLLHQKRHSEIPEVTDEMMDKLIESTPYLAVIFYDKEDKQDIRILNELENIDDELEKEGIVIVRMDNENEAKEFGIDHLPTLVYFEENIPAIYEGDLMNEDEVLEWLIEQKNSATIEEVTDEILTDLIEEHEYVVVYFSGNCEEGDECDNILDELENIDDELDETGIIFVTTEDLSLAKKYGIKTFPTLVFFRNKDPLIYKGDIEDEDEVLSWLTDEDTLEIPGKIEEVNSRMLEKILAENDHIVVFFYKEGDKKSQKVLSELENIDDECEEKDIDFVKISDEGVEKEYDLSELPALAFYRHKFRTIYEGDLMHEEDILSWVLELVDSQPDVIESVDRKTLKDLIADVEHLAVFFYSDDCDTCDEVLEELETIDDDTDKYEIQFVKSKDSKLASDIGIFSFPALVYYETGVPIMYDGDLKNENKVLQWLIDQKSEDSNRHKNKANTKSKANADGSKASGFGGNTDVDKKNTPKRVKPTEWKTIGTLKVRFPGDPKRKEDGKVKPKIDDDDDNDDDDDDVDDDEDDDDEDGVDDDDDDDDDDDDKDDDDDDDDEDGDDDDDDDDDDDDKDDDDDDDDDDDDNDDNNDDDDDKENEVKGSKLKELLKLRKNKEATWKTVGKLRIRIPGNKHSKKDDDDGNDKDDDDYDDDEDDDDDDDDDDDSDDDDDDNDVDDDDDDNDKDDDDDEDDKRSYKSKTISTKYQRNNMGAGSKNLQVKKNSVKSKHNDDTDDDDDDGNENDDGDDDDDDDDDDDDDDDDADEDENDNDVDDDDDDDEPTFKRNKVGSNLGSKKKHQKNDDDDDDDDDSDDDSVKSKKKRNNYLGHKKGIQYKRNNLRNHDDDDDDDDNGDDDDDNDDDDDDDDDDDDDDDDEDDDDDDDDDHDEDDSFFGRIKRMFTGDRCFYIGLGAKPAAPKMTYEPYQCCPTKVQSPTKVAKAIPTKVPAKKLEKGSPKQQEKPAKGSKALAKPEKGKGKKGNLLDESEVLEWMVKQKEDESIEHIEREKLFKYIDTKEFLAVVFYKEEDPETPRILRYVELIDDEASEYGIKVVKCSDRLMAKKYGFRNPPGITYFRKGKYINYDGDMDDEEEILDWLTNPENMELTDHIEKVNRKMFQKIRQTSDYVAVFFYSNDCKQCPRVLLEIEHIDDDADGAGINFVKIDDKQMAKEFGVFALPAVLFFKMGSKDPVIYAGDLYDEHQLLNWLLTQKNPSGDVIEALEGKDLLKLIEEEGSLAVYFYSLDCEQCAGILEELENIDDDCDRHKIKFVKTQDYSIAESYGVTDFPVLVYFENNVPNVYEGSLAEEEEVLQWLITQKTEDRIELITRVMLENMVEETQYLAVYFYKLNCHICDAILEGLEEVDDECDVYGIHMVKIQDPQLAKRYSIKTFPAMVYFRNGNPLLFEGDLQNEESILEWLIDDENRELADEIESVNERMLERLLVESHLLVVFFYDDEDCPECEDLLESLEQIDGEVDQFGIDFVKIASPEAAAKYNVINIPSLVYFRKQVPMLYDGDIHQVDKVLSWLTSQDVFEIKNEIEEVNRKMLDKLLEENEFLAVYFYEKSQESRAVLDKLENIDSETDNLDITFVKMEDPRYARKWGVTKLPAIVYFRKRFPSIYRGDTMNEEEVLDWLRKNRFRQPELNIFMYALIALSIAFVMYTAFLLQCFKPAPPAPAPHPKQA from the exons ATGCAAGGAGCTGCGTGACATGTGACAAAGTGCTAGAAGAGCTGGAGAAGATAGACGACGACACAGACACGTTTGGGGTGGACTTCGTCAAGATCAATGACAAGAGGCTCGCCAAGCAGTATGGCATCACGAAATTCCCCGCCCTCACGTACTTCCGTGAGAAGGAACCGATCATTTACGAAG GAGATCTCATGGACGAAGAAAGCGTCCTGGATTTCCTGACGAGTTTAGAATCCATGGACCTTCCGGACCGGATAGAGGAGGTAAACCAGAAGATCCTGTCCAAGATCATCGAGGACACGGAATACGTTGCCGTTCTCTTTT GTCCTGACCACAAAAATTGCGGCCCATCGAACA ACAAGCCCGAATGCAAGAAGTGTGCGAAGGCGCTTCAAGAACTGGAGAACATTGATGATGAAGCTGACCAGCTGGGAATCGGGTTCGTCAAGATTCACGACGAAGAACTTGCCGAGGAGTACAGTCTTGGAGAGTTGCCAAGACTTGTGTACTACAGGCACGAAATACCAATTATCTATGAAA GTGAGTTGAGCAAAGAGGAAGATGTCCTGGAGTGGTTGATCGCCAACAAGTCCACCGGTGACGAAGAAGATGTAATCGAAGACGTCACGGCCAAGACCCTCAACACCCTCATCGGCAACGTGGATAACCTTGTTGTTGTCTTCT ATGACCACGGTGACGAGGAATCAATGACAGTCCTTGGCGAGCTCGAAACCATCGATGACGACTGCGACCGCCACGGCATCCAGTTCGTCAAGATCGACGACGCCAAGGCCGCCAACTCCTTCGGCATCGACAACATCCCCTCCATCGTCTACTTCGAGAAGCAGATCCCCAACGTTTACGACG GTGATCTTGAAAACGAGGAAGAGATCCTGGAGTGGCTGGTGGGGCAGCTGGAGAAGGACGAGATCGAGGACGTCACCGATGAGATGCTGGACAAGTTGATCAAGGACGGGAAAACCGTTGCCGTGCTATTCT ATGACAATAACGATCGCAAATCTCAGAAAGTATTAGCAGAACTTGAGAACATTGATGACGAGTGCGATACCCTTGGCATTGCGTTTGTGAAGATTGACAATGATGAAGAAGCTAAAGAATACGGCATTGAAAAGATCCCAACTCTTCTGTATTTCGAAAAGGGCATCCCGACTTATTACGAAGGAAATCTGGAAGAGGAAGAGAAAGTATTAGCTTGGCTCAGGTATCAAGTGGAGAGCGACGAAATTGAGGATATCACTGATGAAATGCTCGACCTCATTATCGAGAAAATGCCATATGTCGCTGTGCTGttct ACGACAAGGACCAGAAGAAGAGTCAAAAGATCCTTTCTGAGCTGGAGAACATCGACGACGAATGTGACCAAAATGACATTGCCTTTGTCAAGATTGATGACGATAAAGAAGCCAAGGAATATGGTATTGAATCCATCCCAACTATGGTTTTCTTCGAGAAAGGTATCCCTCACATCTATGAAGGCGATCTGATGAAGGAAGATGAATTACTCGGATGGTTACTACATCAGAAACGACATAGTGAGATTCCTGAAGTCACTGATGAGATGATGGACAAGTTAATAGAAAGTACTCCGTATTTGGCTGTTATCTTTT ACGACAAAGAGGACAAACAAGATATAAGGATCCTCAATGAACTAGAAAACATTGATGATGAACTAGAAAAGGAAGGTATCGTTATTGTGCGAATGGACAACGAGAATGAAGCTAAAGAATTCGGTATCGACCATCTGCCGACCCTCGTATACTTTGAAGAGAACATCCCCGCTATCTACGAAGGTGACCTGATGAATGAAGATGAAGTATTGGAGTGGCTCATTGAACAGAAGAACAGCGCTACCATTGAGGAGGTTACTGATGAAATCTTGACTGATCTAATCGAAGAGCACGAATACGTGGTCGTTTATTTCA GCGGCAACTGCGAAGAGGGCGACGAATGCGACAACATCCTTGACGAGCTTGAAAACATCGACGACGAGCTGGACGAAACAGGCATCATCTTCGTCACCACCGAGGACCTGTCGCTCGCCAAGAAGTACGGCATCAAGACCTTTCCCACGCTTGTGTTCTTCAGGAACAAGGACCCACTCATTTATAAGG GTGACATCGAGGACGAGGATGAAGTGCTGTCATGGCTGACGGACGAAGACACCCTCGAGATCCCCGGCAAGATCGAGGAGGTCAACTCTAGGATGCTGGAGAAGATCCTCGCTGAAAACGACCATATCGTTGTCTTTTTCT ACAAGGAGGGCGACAAGAAATCACAAAAAGTACTCAGCGAGCTTGAAAACATCGATGACGAGTGCGAAGAAAAAGACATCGATTTTGTTAAGATTTCTGATGAAGGAGTGGAGAAGGAATACGACCTGTCTGAACTGCCGGCTTTGGCTTTCtatcgccacaagttcagaaCCATCTATGAAGGCGACTTGATGCATGAAGAAGATATCTTGTCTTGGGTGTTGGAATTAGTTGACTCTCAGCCTGACGTTATTGAGAGCGTAGACAGGAAGACTTTGAAGGATTTAATTGCTGATGTGGAACATCTTGCCGTCTTTTTTT ACAGTGATGATTGCGACACCTGCGACGAAGTGCTCGAAGAACTGGAGACAATTGACGACGACACAGACAAATACGAGATTCAGTTCGTCAAATCCAAGGACTCCAAACTGGCTTCAGACATTGGAATTTTCAGTTTCCCAGCTCTGGTATACTATGAGACCGGCGTTCCGATCATGTACGATG GTGACTTAAAGAACGAAAATAAGGTCCTCCAGTGGCTTATAGATCAAAAAA GTGAAGATAGCAACCGACATAAAAATAAAGCTAATACTAAATCGAAGGCCAATGCAGATGGTAGTAAAGCCTCGGGGTTTGGCGGAAATACAGATGTGGATAAGAAAAATACACCGAAAAGGGTAAAACCAACAGAATGGAAGACTATCGGAACATTGAAAGTTAGATTCCCCGGTGATCCAAAAAGGAAGGAAGATGGGAAAGTAAAACCGAAAATAGATGACGATGACGACAATGACGATGACGATGATGACGTCGACGACGATGAAGATGACGACGATGAAGATGGTGTCGATgacgacgatgatgatgacgacgATGACGATGATAAAGACGACGATGACGATGACGACGATGAAGATGGTGACGATgacgacgatgatgatgacgatgacgaTGATAAAGACGACGATGATGACGATGACGACGATGACGATGATAATGATGACAACAATGACGATGATGACGACAAGGAAAATGAAGTAAAAGGGTCTAAATTAAAAGAATTACTAAAGttaagaaaaaataaagaaGCTACATGGAAAACTGTGGGTAAATTAAGAATCCGTATTCCTGGTAACAAACATAGTAAGAAAGACGATGATGATGGTAATGACAAAGACGACGACGATTATGACGACGacgaggatgatgatgatgatgatgatgatgatgatgacagtgACGATGATGACGATGACAATGACGTCGATGACGATGATGACGACAATGACAAAGACGACGATGATGACGAGGATGATAAAAGAAGCtataaatcaaaaacaatatcaactaaatatcaaagaaataatATGGGTGCTGgttcaaaaaatttacaagtaaaaaaaaactcagtGAAAAGTAAACATAATGATGACACCGATGACGACGACGACGATGGTAATGAAAATGACGATggtgacgatgatgatgatgatgacgatgatgatgacgacgACGATGATGATGCCGACGAAGATGAAAACGACAACGACGTTGATGATGACGACGACGATGATGAACCAACCTTCAAAAGAAATAAAGTCGGTAGTAATTTAgggagtaaaaaaaaacaccaaaaaaatgatgacgatgatgacgaCGATGACGACAGTGACGATGACAGTGTAAAATCTAAAAAGAAACGTAACAATTATTTGGGGCACAAGAAAGGAATTCAgtataaaagaaataatttgCGAAACCATGACGACGACGACGATGACGATGACAATGGCGACGATGACGATGACaacgacgatgatgatgacgatgacgacgacgacgatgatgatgatgatgacgaggATGACGACGACGACGATGACGACGATCACGATGAAGACGATAGTTTTTTCGGTAGAATAAAACGAATGTTTACAG GCGATCGCTGTTTCTACATTGGATTGGGGGCGAAACCGGCCGCCCCAAAAATGACTTACGAACCCTACCAATGCTGTCCCACTAAAGTTCAAAGTCCGACCAAAGTAGCCAAAGCCATCCCGACCAAGGTTCCGGCCAAGAAACTCGAGAAGGGAAGCCCCAAGCAGCAAGAAAAGCCCGCCAAGGGGTCGAAAGCACTCGCCAAGCCGGAAAAgggaaaaggaaaaaaag gtaatttaCTGGATGAATCAGAAGTGCTGGAATGGATGGTCAAACAAAAGGAAGATGAAAGTATTGAACATATTGAAAGAGAAAAGTTGTTCAAATATATTGACACAAAAGAATTCTTAGCAGTTGTTTTCT ATAAAGAAGAAGATCCAGAGACTCCGCGTATTCTAAGGTACGTGGAACTAATCGATGACGAAGCATCAGAGTACGGCATCAAAGTAGTAAAATGCAGCGATCGTTTGATGGCCAAGAAATACGGTTTCCGCAATCCGCCTGGCATCACCTACTTTAGGAAGGGCAAATACATCAATTACGACGGAGACATGGATGACGAGGAAGAGATTTTGGACTGGTTAACCAATCCGGAAAACATGGAACTTACGGATCACATAGAAAAAGTTAATCGTAAAATGTTTCAGAAGATACGACAGACATCCGATTATGTAGCAGTATTCTTTT ACAGTAATGACTGCAAACAGTGTCCCAGAGTGCTGCTGGAGATAGAGCACATTGACGATGACGCTGACGGCGCCGGTATCAACTTTGTCAAGATTGACGACAAGCAGATGGCCAAGGAATTTGGAGTTTTCGCTTTACCTGCTGTGCTGTTCTTCAAAATGGGATCTAAAGACCCTGTCATTTACGCTG GTGATCTTTACGATGAACATCAGTTATTAAACTGGTTGTTGACTCAAAAGAATCCATCAGGTGATGTAATTGAAGCTCTCGAGGGTAAAGATTTACTCAAATTAATAGAAGAGGAAGGATCTCTTGCTGTGTACTTCT ATTCGCTCGACTGCGAGCAATGCGCTGGCATTTTGGAAGAACTGGAGAACATAGATGACGATTGTGACCGACATAAAATAAAGTTCGTGAAGACACAAGATTACTCGATAGCGGAATCGTATGGAGTTACTGACTTCCCAGTATTGGTGTATTTTGAGAACAATGTTCCGAATGTGTACGAAGGTTCTCTGGCGGAGGAGGAAGAAGTGTTGCAATGGTTGATTACACAGAAAACTGAAGACCGCATTGAATTGATAACGAGAGTGATGCTAGAAAATATGGTTGAAGAAACACAGTACTTGGCAGTTTACTTTT ACAAATTGAACTGTCATATTTGCGACGCTATTCTTGAAGGACTAGAGGAGGTAGACGACGAATGCGACGTTTACGGTATTCATATGGTCAAAATACAAGATCCACAATTAGCCAAACGATATTCTATCAAGACCTTCCCGGCGATGGTTTACTTCag GAACGGCAATCCACTGCTTTTTGAAGGTGATCTGCAGAATGAAGAATCAATTCTTGAGTGGCTTATTGACGATGAAAATCGGGAGCTTGCAGATGAAATTGAATCCGTAAACGAGAGAATGCTAGAGAGGCTCCTAGTCGAATCACATTTACTCGTCGTCTTCTTct ATGATGATGAAGACTGTCCAGAATGTGAAGATCTGCTCGAATCACTAGAACAAATAGATGGTGAAGTAGATCAATTTGGTATTGATTTTGTGAAAATAGCCAGTCCAGAAGCGGCCGCGAAGTACAACGTTATTAATATACCTTCTCTAGTGTATTTCCGCAAACAAGTACCCATGCTCTATGATGGCGACATCCATCAAGTTGATAAGGTTCTTAGTTGGCTAACTTCTCAAGACGTTTtcgaaattaaaaatgaaattgagGAGGTCAACCGCAAAATGTTGGATAAGTTGCTGGAGGAAAACGAATTTTTAGCTGTTTATTTCT ACGAAAAATCACAAGAAAGTCGAGCCGTATTGGACAAATTGGAGAATATTGATAGCGAAACGGATAACTTGGATATAACTTTTGTAAAAATGGAAGACCCGCGATACGCAAGAAAATGGGGAGTCACTAAATTACCAGCTATCGTGTACTTTAGAAAGAGATTCCCAAGCATATACAGAG GCGACACAATGAACGAAGAGGAAGTACTGGACTGGCTTCGAAAGAATCGATTTAGACAGCCAGAGCTAAACATATTCATGTACGCTCTGATAGCGCTGTCAATAGCGTTCGTGATGTACACTGCGTTCCTGCTGCAGTGCTTCAAGCCCGCACCGCCTGCGCCGGCACCGCATCCGAAGCAGGCGTGA